Genomic window (Mobula hypostoma chromosome 25, sMobHyp1.1, whole genome shotgun sequence):
CGGGGACCTGAATTACAGGGAGTGCTGGGGCATTGTAGgagtttatttcttggaatgtaggcTGATGTTAATGAGGCATATTAAAGCATGAAGTGCATACAGTCTTCTTCACAGGGAAAGGGAACTAAAACCTATTGGGCacaggtttaagttgagaggtgAGAAATTTAAAAGGGATGAGAGAAAATGTCTTCATGTGGTGTGATATGGAACGAACTGCTGAAGTAAATGGTTGAAGCATAGACGATGAaatatttggataagtacatggatatgagtggtttagagggctatgggccaaactCGGGCAAATGGGATCAGTTTGGGGGACAGTGTGCACCGTGCTTAGTATGGATTAGTTGTGCAGAAGGGCCATTTTCCCTGATGTATTGCATGAGGCTGCTCTGATTGATTAGCGGTTGGCTTCTTAATCAGGAAATATGAGGAATCCACTGAAGACACTGTCAGCTCCCTGCAGTCCTCGCATTGAATTGGAGGATGTTGCTTGGAGATAGACAAGATCATTTGTATTCAGTTTAAGAACGACTCCCCCTGAGCTGACCTGGAACGTGTTGTGAACCTGATCACAAAAAGTGACCACCTTTTCCCTGTTATGCATTAAGTTGACACACAGGAATCCTTTTGAAGTTGCGTGGTACGTGAAGTAATACAGGCCTGAGATACGACATGTAAATTTTCCCGACCTGGGAGAGTAATTATTTTGTTCATTACTGATCCGCTTTTCAAATACTATCGTGTACCCTTTTCGTGGTGCCTTATCAATGCTTCTTGCCATGGAAAAGGCCGACTTCTGAGCACTCATGTCTCCTACATCTCCTTTCTGACCCTTCTTTCCTGCTGCACccttttctcctttttctcctctcTCACCATCAGGTCCGACTTTGCCAGGAGGGCCTTCAATGCCTTGTTCACCCTTCTCTCCTTTACTGCTGGTCGTGCCAACTGATCCGGGAGGACCTGTCAAAAGCATAAGTGTAGTGACTAAATTAATTGCTTGCATTCTTTTGGCATGAAATGTTCAGAAAGTGGAGCCAGTAGGGTGGACTTGAACACCATAATACAGAGGGAAAATCTCACTCTCTTGTGTATTCCCTGGTCCCATACCCTGGGGATTTTTCAAGAGAGGAGTAGGGTCAAAGTAACAACATGTAGCTTACATTTCACCAATATTCCAGCAAATGGCTGATAGCGAATGGTGTCAATGGCAGAAAAAGAATGAATGGTCAAAAGCTGCAAattctcagcaggccaagcagcatttgcAGAAGGGGAAACAGGCACCTTCATCAAATTGCAGTGCAAAGCAAAGTAAAGATTAATGgaataaataaagaaacaaacaatGAGTCTTTCAGAAGAGTGTACAACTCATTGAGTCTGGCAGTTTATACTTGCCTAGTTCAGAGAAACTGAAATCATTCTCTGGTTTGCATGTTTAGACTGgagaagcaacaaatttcacaagcattgctgtaataataaacctgattctaattctaattctgacaTCTTAACAGGAATGAGTTCAGCCAGTTATTTGATACCACACGTTCCCAATGGGACAGTCCAATCAGTTTATTTTAGATTATCACCATGTTGACTAAAGGAGGTCAAGAAAACTGGACATCAGTAAAGTACCTGGATTCCCTTTCTGCCCTGGCAACCCATCCAAGCCATCTTCTCCAGGAAGTCCAGGAATTCCAGGCTGACCAGGAATCCCATGAATTCTACTAGAAGCTGGGCAAGTGTCTTGAGCTGCCGACACCATTAGGACATACAAGAGAACGAACTCCAGATAATGTATTTGATGAAACATTATCATGTGGGACCACACTGGAAAAAATAAAACGGGATTGAATATAATAGTCAGAAAGTCATGTTGTAGTTATAAGAAACTTTGCAAGTTATAAGACTGCAATTGAAACTTTGGTTAGACTGCAATACTGCAATTGCAGCAttggtgcaattctggtcacatGTTCGAAAATGGCATTTTGTAATTAGTGGCTGTTTTTTCATTCTCACGtacaccaaggtacagtgaaaaattctGCTTCATGCTGTCCATTATGTCACATCAGAACACTGAGAGagtataaggtaaaacaataacataataaatcattacagttacagagaaaatgcagtgtaggCAGCCAATAAAATGCAAAcctataatgaggtagattgcaaacacgagaaaatctgcagatgctggaaatccaaacaacacaaaatgctggaggaactcagcaggccaggcagcatctatggagggacagacacaaaatgctgaaggaactcagcaggccaggcagcatctatggaaaagagtgaacagttgacagtGCGAGCtggaatccttcatcaggactggagagcaaggggagaagtcagagtaagaaggtatgGGGCGAGAAGGAAGAAGGACATGGTGATAGGTAAtaggtgaaagtgggagggggtaggggtgaagtaaagaagtTGGAAATTTATTGGTGAAGGAGGTAAAGgattggagaagggagaatctgataggaaaggacagaagccatggaagaaggagaagggggaggagaaccagagggggttaatgggcaggtaagaagataaggtgagcaAGGGAAACAGAAATGGTGAAAGGGGGCAAGGCAATtattggaaatttgagaaatcgatgtttaagccatcaggttggagactacccagacagaatataaggtgttcctcctccaacctgagtgcggccacatcacagcagtagaggaggccatggactgacatgtcagagtgggaatgggaagtagaattgaaatgggtgccaccgggagatcctgaggcagtgagaagtgtggacaaagtctatggagggaaggctgcttTATGGTGAACAAAGTCAATGGTGGATGCAGTTACTGTTACGAgagagaaggtactcaaaaagctgaaacacCTAAAGGTATGTAAGTCACcccgaccagatgaactgcaccctagggttccgaaagaggtagcgttagagattgtggtggcattaga
Coding sequences:
- the LOC134337711 gene encoding complement C1q subcomponent subunit B-like isoform X2; this encodes MIMFHQIHYLEFVLLYVLMVSAAQDTCPASSRIHGIPGQPGIPGLPGEDGLDGLPGQKGNPGPPGSVGTTSSKGEKGEQGIEGPPGKVGPDGERGEKGEKGAAGKKGQKGDVGDMSAQKSAFSMARSIDKAPRKGYTIVFEKRISNEQNNYSPRSGKFTCRISGLYYFTYHATSKGFLCVNLMHNREKVVTFCDQVHNTFQVSSGGVVLKLNTNDLVYLQATSSNSMRGLQGADSVFSGFLIFPD
- the LOC134337711 gene encoding complement C1q subcomponent subunit B-like isoform X1 gives rise to the protein MYWVPCYVRDMSTKKQFDSERFECPLWSHMIMFHQIHYLEFVLLYVLMVSAAQDTCPASSRIHGIPGQPGIPGLPGEDGLDGLPGQKGNPGPPGSVGTTSSKGEKGEQGIEGPPGKVGPDGERGEKGEKGAAGKKGQKGDVGDMSAQKSAFSMARSIDKAPRKGYTIVFEKRISNEQNNYSPRSGKFTCRISGLYYFTYHATSKGFLCVNLMHNREKVVTFCDQVHNTFQVSSGGVVLKLNTNDLVYLQATSSNSMRGLQGADSVFSGFLIFPD